DNA sequence from the bacterium genome:
TCGGTCGCGCTGCTGCTGGGCGCGCTGGTGCTGAACGTCTACAACGTGCTGCTCGAGCGGCCGACCAGCCCCTACGTGGGCATGGTCACCTTCATGCTGCTGCCGGCGATCCTGGTCGGCGGCGTGGCGCTGATCCTGGTCGGCGCGGCCGTCCAGCGCCGCCGCAAGGCCCGCGGCGAGGTGAAGACCGTCGCCATCGAGATCGGCGGGCCGGAGTTCCTGCGCAAGGTCCTGCTGGTGGGGTTCCTGGCCGTGCTCGGCCTGATCATGTCGGCGAGCTTCGGCTACGAGGCCTACCACTACACCGAGTCGACCGAGTTCTGCATGAAGGTCTGCCACGTCGTGATGGAACCCGAGGGGGTCGCCTACGAGCGCTCGCCCCACGCCAACGTGGCCTGCGTGAAGTGCCACATCGGCCCGGGTGCCGACTGGTTCGTCAAGGCCAAGCTGTCGGGCCTGCGCCAGGTGGTGGCCGTGATGCGCAACAGCTACCAGCGGCCGATCCCCGCGCCCGTGGAGAACCTGCGCCCCGCGCGCGAGACCTGCGAGGCCTGCCACTGGCCGGAGCAGTTCAACGGCTCGAAGCTCGTGGTGCGCGAACACGTCGAGACCGACCGCGACAACACCCCGAGCGTGACCGCGCTGGTGATCAAGGTCGGCGGCAACCCGCAGCCGGGCGTGCGCGCCACCGGCGTGCACTGGCACGTGGACCGCGGCAACGAGGTGCGCTACCGCGCCCTGGACGACAAGCGCAACGACATCGTCGAAGTGGTCCAGAAGACCCCCGACGGCGAGGTGCGCTACCTGCGCGACGGGGCCGACCCCGCGGACACGGCGGGCGAGTGGCGCGTCATGGACTGCATCGACTGCCACAACCGGCCGACCCACATCTACGAGCTGCCCGGCGGCGCCCTGGACCGCGCCTTCACCGACGGCCTGCTCGACCGCGGCGTGCCCTGGCTGCGCGCGGCGGCGGAGCGGGCCCTGTTCGACGTGACGCCCGGCGGGGACACCGCGGGGCGCGTCGCCGCCTACCTCGACTCCCTCTACGCCGCGGACCACCCCGAGGACCTCGCCGCGATGCAGGCCCAGCAGGGCGCCACGGCCGATGTCCTGGCGACGATCATCGCGCGCAACGTATTCCCGCGCATGAACGTGACCTGGGGCTCCTACCCCAGCAACCTCGGCCACGTCGACCTCCACGGCGAGATCGACGAGAGCGGCTGCTTCCGTTGCCACGACGACAGCCACCTGAGCGAGGACGGCCGCGCCATCAGCCAGGACTGCGACGCCTGCCACTCGCTGCTGACCGAGCGCGAGACCGACCCCGCCGCCCTGCCCGATTTCGTGTCGTCCGTGCTCACGAGGCGGGATTGACGTGACGGGCTCACCGACGTTCGACGACGTCCGCGCGGCCGCCGAGCGGCTGCGCGGCGTCGTCCACCGCACGCCGGTGGCCACCTGCCGCACGCTGGACGAGCTGGCCGGGCGCGAGCTCTTCTTCAAGTGCGAACACCTGCAGCGCGTGGGCGCCTTCAAGTTCCGCGGCGCCTCGAACGCGGTGGCCCTGCTGTCCGACGCCGAGGCCGCCCGCGGCGTCGTCACCCACAGCAGCGGCAACCACGCCCAGGCCCTGGCCCTGGCCGCGCGCCGCCGCGGCATCCCCGCCCACATCGTGATGCCGACCGGCGCGCCCGCGGTCAAGCGCGCCGCGGTCGCCGGCTACGGCGCCGTCATCCACGAGTGCGCCCCGACCCTCGCCGCCCGCGAGGAGACCGCCGCGCGCGTCGTGGCGGAGACCGGCGGCGTCTTCGTCCATCCCTACAACGACGCGCGCATCATCGCCGGCCAGGGCACCGCCGCGCTGGAGCTGCTCGAAGTCGTCCCTGACCTCGACGCCGTGTTCGCCCCGGTCGGCGGCGGCGGCCTGATGTCCGGCACCTGCCTCGCCGTGCGGGCTCGCCGCCCGGGCACGCTGCTCTTCGGCGCCGAACCGCTGGGCGCCGACGACGCGGCGCGCTCGCTCGCCGCCGGCCGCCTCATCCCGCAGACCGCCCCGCGCACCGTCGCCGACGGCCTGCGCACGAGCCTCGGCGAACTCACCTGGCCCATCCTGCGCGACCACCTCGCGGGCATCGTCACCGTCGACGACGACGCCATCCTGCGCGCCCTGCGCCTGGCCTGGGAGCGCGCGAAGCTGCTCATCGAGCCCAGTTCGGCGGTGCCGCTGGCGGCGGTGCTGTCGGAGGAGTTCAAGGCGCGGCCGGGGATCAGGAGGGTGGGGATCATCCTGTCGGGGGGGAATGTGGATTTCGAGGCGTTGTTGCCGGTTCTGCATACGTGACCCGGTCATCCTGAAGATACTCCACCAAGATAGATCCACCCCGGCGTCCAACATTCAGCACCAATGGTACGAACCTTTCTGGGTGATTCGGCTCCGTGTGACTACGGGCGGTCATGGTGTCTTATCCCTTCGACCCCAGGACACCGAGTGAATCATCTGGAGGAAGCGTCATGAGCGATGACAACCGGCAACTGCCGGCGACAAGTGCTTCTGCGGGTGTCGCTGCGGATGTCCTGTTCGGACGGATAGCCGCGATCATCGACGGAGCACGCGGCTGTGTTGCGAGGGTAGTCAATTCGACCATGGTTCAAGCCTACTGGGAGGTCGGAAGGGAAATCGTTCTGGTCGAACAGCAGGGAAACAAGCGAGCCGTTTACGGAGAACAAGTACTGGAGTATCTGTCGGAACGAATGACCGATCGTTTTGGGGCCGGCTTCGGTATCCGTAATCTCCAGCGAATGCGGCAGTTCTACATTCAATACGCAGATCGGATCACGGCGCGGAACACCCAGGTTGCCATTAATGAGAATGATGTTCAAATAATTCCGTCCGCGCTGCGGACGGAATCGACTTCCCCCGTTCCTTTGAGGTTCTCCCCTGGGCTCAGTTGGGCGCACTACCGCTTGCTCTCAAGTGTGCCGGACGCCGCCGCTCGCTCCTACTACGAGATCGAAGCCGCCCGCGAAGGCTGGTCCAGCCGCGAACTCGAACGCCAGATCGCCTCGCTTCTGTTCGAACGCCTCGCCGCCAGCCGCGACAAGGCCAGCGTCCTCGCTCTCGCCCAACGCGGGCAGGAGATCGCAGTCCCGCAGGACATCGTCAAGGACCCGGTCGTCCTGGAGTTCCTCGGCCTGTCCGAGCGCCCGCATTGGCGCGAGCGCGACCTCGAGCAGGCGATCATCAACCACCTGCAGGAGTTCCTGCTCGAACTCGGCAGGGGATTCTGCTTCGTCGCACGTCAGAAGCGCATCACGCTGGACGGCGACCACTTCTTCGTCGA
Encoded proteins:
- a CDS encoding NapC/NirT family cytochrome c: MPDPRPAGQAEPSTRGRSALARWFARRVPFFYANWITTLGSLLAIVSVALLLGALVLNVYNVLLERPTSPYVGMVTFMLLPAILVGGVALILVGAAVQRRRKARGEVKTVAIEIGGPEFLRKVLLVGFLAVLGLIMSASFGYEAYHYTESTEFCMKVCHVVMEPEGVAYERSPHANVACVKCHIGPGADWFVKAKLSGLRQVVAVMRNSYQRPIPAPVENLRPARETCEACHWPEQFNGSKLVVREHVETDRDNTPSVTALVIKVGGNPQPGVRATGVHWHVDRGNEVRYRALDDKRNDIVEVVQKTPDGEVRYLRDGADPADTAGEWRVMDCIDCHNRPTHIYELPGGALDRAFTDGLLDRGVPWLRAAAERALFDVTPGGDTAGRVAAYLDSLYAADHPEDLAAMQAQQGATADVLATIIARNVFPRMNVTWGSYPSNLGHVDLHGEIDESGCFRCHDDSHLSEDGRAISQDCDACHSLLTERETDPAALPDFVSSVLTRRD
- a CDS encoding pyridoxal-phosphate dependent enzyme produces the protein MTGSPTFDDVRAAAERLRGVVHRTPVATCRTLDELAGRELFFKCEHLQRVGAFKFRGASNAVALLSDAEAARGVVTHSSGNHAQALALAARRRGIPAHIVMPTGAPAVKRAAVAGYGAVIHECAPTLAAREETAARVVAETGGVFVHPYNDARIIAGQGTAALELLEVVPDLDAVFAPVGGGGLMSGTCLAVRARRPGTLLFGAEPLGADDAARSLAAGRLIPQTAPRTVADGLRTSLGELTWPILRDHLAGIVTVDDDAILRALRLAWERAKLLIEPSSAVPLAAVLSEEFKARPGIRRVGIILSGGNVDFEALLPVLHT
- a CDS encoding PDDEXK nuclease domain-containing protein; protein product: MSDDNRQLPATSASAGVAADVLFGRIAAIIDGARGCVARVVNSTMVQAYWEVGREIVLVEQQGNKRAVYGEQVLEYLSERMTDRFGAGFGIRNLQRMRQFYIQYADRITARNTQVAINENDVQIIPSALRTESTSPVPLRFSPGLSWAHYRLLSSVPDAAARSYYEIEAAREGWSSRELERQIASLLFERLAASRDKASVLALAQRGQEIAVPQDIVKDPVVLEFLGLSERPHWRERDLEQAIINHLQEFLLELGRGFCFVARQKRITLDGDHFFVDLVLYNRLLQCFVLIDLKLGKLTHRDLGQLQMYVNWYDRTQREAHEQPAVGIALCSRKNDAVVRMTLPEGERRILATRYEVLLPSTQELEAAVNEGRREALSRC